From the Patescibacteria group bacterium genome, the window GTTTCGATTTTCTGGTTCCTAATTTTGGAACCAATAACTAAAGACTATTAACTATAAATTTATTATGCAAATCATTTGGTACGGTGAAAGTTGTTTTAAAATTATAACTAACGAATTAAGTATTTTAACTGACCCCTTTTCGCCAGCTGCCCAGGGGTTGAAAAATCCTAGACTGACTTCAGAGATTGTTGTCTTCTCTAACCCTGCGACTTTAAAAAAGAAAGAGGAAGAAAAAAACAATTTTTTTCTCATTTCTATGCCTGGCGAATATGAAATAAAAAACATTTTTATTTTCAGCTTGCCCCACCAGGAAAATAATCTTTTAAAATTAATTTATAAAATAGAAACAGAGGAAATAAAAATTTGTTTTTGGGGAGAAATTTCGAAAGAGCCAGCCAGTGAAGAATTAGAAAAATTAGGAGAAGTGGATGTTCTTCTCATTTCCTTTGCCCCCTCGCTGTCTTTAAAAGAAATTGTCAAAACTATAAAAGAAATCCAACCAAAAATTGTTATTCCCCATTCTTTAAAGATTAAAGAAAATAAAATAGATCTAAAAATCATTGAAAAATTTACTCAAGAAATGGGTTGGCGAAAATTTGAAAAGACTGCCAAACTGAAGATAAGAAAAAAAGACCTTTCCCTTGGAAAAACCGGCTTAATTATTCTTGAACCAGTGGTTAATTAATGACTATGAATGATAAAATGAAAAAGAAAAACTTTCCTTGGCCCTTAGTTATTTTTGTTTTTATTATCATTGTTATTTTTTGGCAATTTTTCCTGAAAATTTTCCCTCAGTCAAAAAAAGAAGAAGATGATTTTATCAAAGACTTAGTTAATCAAGGAGTTTTCATCAAAGATAATTTTGACAAGCTATTATCTAATTTAAAAGAAATTAAATTTACCAATTCTTTATTAGAAAGAGAAGAAAATAAATTAACCAACAAAGAGATTGAGAGACTTAAAGAAAAAGTTTTACAATATACCAATCAAAAACTAATGACGAATAATCAACCCTTGGAATAATAAATCGAAATTTATTTATGGAAAGGATAGAAAAAAAACCTTTAGAAGAAGAATTGAAGGAAAGTTATTTAGACTATGCCATGAGCGTTATTGTTTCTCGGGCTCTACCCGATCTGCGCGATGGCTTAAAACCAGTTCACCGTCGAATTTTATATGCGATGTACGAAGATGGCCTAACCCATCAGGCTAAATTTAGAAAGTCAGCTACTGTTGTTGGCGCCTGTCTAGGTCGTTATCACCCTCATGGCGACCAAGCTGTTTACGATGCGGCCATTCGTTTAGCCCAAAATTTTTCCTTGCGTTATCCCCTCATTGAAGGGCAGGGAAACCTTGGGTCAGTTGATAACCCATCTGAGTATGCGGCAATGAGATATACCGAAATGAGACTTTCAAAACTTGGTGAAGAAATGTTAAGAGACATTGAAAAAGAAACTGTTAATTTTGTCGCTAATTACGACGGAACAAGAAAAGAGCCAACTGTTTTACCCTCGCCACTGCCGCAATTACTTTTAAATGGCAGTGCTGGTATTGCTGTTGGTGTGGCAACTAATATTCCACCCCACAATCTTTCAGAAGTTTGTGAAGCTCTGATTTATTTGATTGATCATCCGAACGCGGAGATAAATGATTTTTTAAAAATTATTAAAGGTCCAGACTTCCCGAGTGGTGGCATTGTTTTTGGTGGCAAAAACTTAGAAGAAATTTATACCTTTGGACGGGGCTCAATTTTAATTCGAGCAAGAACAGAAATTTTAACTAACGAAAAGGGAGAAAAAGAGATAGTTATTAAAGAAATCCCTTATCAAGTTAGCAAAAGTTCACTTTTAGAAAAAATTGCTCATCTGGTCAAAGAGAAAAAAATTGAAGAAATAAGAGAGATTAAAGATCTTTCAGACAAAGAAGGAATAAGAATTGTCATTAAAGTAAAAAAACAAGCCCTTGCCCAAAAAGTCTTGAACCGTCTTTTTGCCCTTACACCCCTTGAAACCCCATTTTATTTTAATTGTTTAGCCCTTACTTCTGATTTGGAGGTGAAAAAACTTTCTTTAAAAGAACTTCTCTTGGGTTATTTAAAACATCGCGAAGAAGTAGTTAGACGTCGCACTCAATTTGAACTGATAAAGACAGAAGAAAGAATTCATATTTTAGAAGGATTTAAAATTACCCTTCACCATCTTAATCAGGTTATTGCCTTAATTAAAAAATCAAAAGACCGCGAAGAAGCAAAGAAAAATTTAGAAAAAGAATTTCATTTTGATGAAAAACAGGCTCAGGCTATTTTAGAAATGAGGCTTTATCAATTGGCTCATCTCGAAAGAGGAAAGATTGAAAATGAGCTTAAAGAAAAGAAAGAGAAAAGAAAAGAATTAAAAGAAATCCTTTCTTCTCCTCAAAAAATTTATGAAGTGATTAAAAAAGAAATTAGCGAACTTAAAGAAAAATACGGCGATCAACGAAGAACGGAAATCATCTCCTCTTTACCTGAAGAGTTTAAAGAAGAAGACTTAATTTCTGATGAATTGACGATAGTTATGTTAACTCGCGCCGGTTATATTAAAAGAGTTTCACCAGAAAATTTCCGTGCCCAAGAAAGAGGGGGAAAGGGAATTAAAGGATTAGAGGCAAAGGAAAATGATGTTTTAGAAGACCTTGTTTTAACCTCAACAACAACCAATCTTTTTCTTTTTTCCAATAAGGGGAAAGTTTTTTTTCTTAAAACCTACAAAATTCCAGAATTAGGTCGAACAGCAACCGGCGAAGCGATTGCTAATTTTTTAAATCTTTCCACTGACGAAAAAATTTCTTTTATTTTACCCCTCAAAGGATTTGATAAGACAAAAAATATTATTCTGGTTACTAGAACAGGTATCATTAAAAAAGTTAAAATTGATGATTTTCATTCAATCAGAAAAAGTGGCCTATTCGTTATCAATTTAGAAAAAAATGATGCCCTTAAATCAGCAAAACTCTCTCTGGCAGGAGAAGAAATTCTCTTGTTCACTGCCTTAGGACAAGTTATTAGATTTAAAGAGCAAGAATTAAAAATTTATTCCCGAGGTGCAAAAGGAATAAGGGGAATAAAATTGAGAAAAGATGATGAAGTTATCGATTTAGAAGTTGTTGATCCCCGTCGTATTAAAAACTTGAAAGTTTTAACCTTTAGTGAATTAGGTTTTGGTAAAAAAACCTTTCTTTCAGTTTATCGATTACAAAAACGCGGTGGTTTCGGCCTGAAGGCGGCTAAAGTTTCCGCCAAAACCGGCCGTCTTATTAAAAGTTTAGTTATTGATGAAAAAAATTTACCGTCAGGTATAAAAGGTGATTTGATACTTATCTCTCGCCTTGGACAGGTTTTAAGAATTCCTTCTCAAAGCGTTCCACTTCTTGGTCGAGTTTCACAAGGGGTGAGACTAATGAAATTTAAAGATAAAAATGATCGCCTAGCAGCTGTCACTTTAGTCTGATAATGAAACTTATTGAAATTAATTTTTATGATTCAACTCTTTAATTTAATTCTTTATCAACCGCTCTTAAATCTTTTGGTTTTTTTCTATAACACCATTGCCTTCCGGGATTTAGGGTTGGCCATTATTTTTTTAACCATTTTTTTAAAAATTATTTTATATCCCACCTCTCTGGCACAAATTAAAAATCAGAAATTACTTATTGAGCTTCAGCCAAAATTAAATGAAATTAAAAAAAAATTTAGTCATGACAGAACAAAGATGGCTCAAGCAACAATAGAACTTTATCGCCACCACAAAATTAATCCCTTTTCCTCCTGTCTATCTTTAATGGTTCAATTGCCAATTTTAATTGCCGTCTACCAAGTTTTTCGAACCGGTATTTTATCTCAAGAACTTAATCTTTATCCATTTATTCATAATCCCGGACAACTTAATCCAATTGCTTTTGGTTTTATTAATTTTGCTGAGAAAAATTTCCCCCTTGCTCTTTTAACCGGTATGGTTCAATTTTGGCAGAGCAAAATGCTTTCAAGAAAAAAACCACCGCCGGAGGTAAAAAAAGAAAAAGAAGCAAAAGATGAAAGTATGATGGCGATGATGAATAGACAGATGATGGTGATGATGCCTCTTTTTACCGTGATTATTGGTATGACCTTACCGAGTGGTTTAATTTTCTATTGGTTAATTAATTTAATTTTGACCATTGGCCAACAATTTTTCTTTTTTAAAAAACAAAAAATACTGATCTAATCTAAAAATATGAACCATCTTGTTTTTTTTAGAGTCTTGATTCTCGAACCCCTCTTTACTCTTTTTTATTTTCCTGTTTGGTGGTATTCTCAGGGCTTCGTGCTTGTTGTTAATTTTCTTAAAAAAAAGATTCAGATCACATGTCAAAATTTAGCCCTAAAAACTTTATTCTCTTTTCTTTTTAAACCGATGTACGGTGATTATTCTCGGGAGGGTCGGTTGATTAGCTTTTTTATGAGACTTATTCACCTTTCTTTTCGTCTTTTTCAGCTGACTTTGTTGATTATCTTTTCTTTAATTTTTATAATTTTTTATCTTTTTTTACCTCTCTTTACTGTTTATCAGGTGGTCTGTCATTTTGGCCATTTTTGTTATTATTTTCTTTGGCCGGAAATTATTTAGTTTATGATGGACGAATCACTTTTTTACCTTTGTCCCAGTTGCCAAGGCCAAGGCTATCAAGGGAAGAAAAAATGCCAAACTTGTTTTGGCCTTGGTGTTTGGCAGGTTTATTCAGATAAGAAATTGTTTTTTGACTGGGACCTTTCTTCTTCGGTTTTTATTGCCAAAAAAATAAAAAAGTTTTTTGGTATTTTAATCTATCTTTTTCTATTTTCCTTTGGCTTGATAGGATTTCTTTCGCTTCTCCAAGCGATTTTTTCTTTTAAAATTCCGTCTAATTTTTTACCTCTCTTT encodes:
- a CDS encoding MBL fold metallo-hydrolase, with the protein product MQIIWYGESCFKIITNELSILTDPFSPAAQGLKNPRLTSEIVVFSNPATLKKKEEEKNNFFLISMPGEYEIKNIFIFSLPHQENNLLKLIYKIETEEIKICFWGEISKEPASEELEKLGEVDVLLISFAPSLSLKEIVKTIKEIQPKIVIPHSLKIKENKIDLKIIEKFTQEMGWRKFEKTAKLKIRKKDLSLGKTGLIILEPVVN
- the gyrA gene encoding DNA gyrase subunit A, giving the protein MERIEKKPLEEELKESYLDYAMSVIVSRALPDLRDGLKPVHRRILYAMYEDGLTHQAKFRKSATVVGACLGRYHPHGDQAVYDAAIRLAQNFSLRYPLIEGQGNLGSVDNPSEYAAMRYTEMRLSKLGEEMLRDIEKETVNFVANYDGTRKEPTVLPSPLPQLLLNGSAGIAVGVATNIPPHNLSEVCEALIYLIDHPNAEINDFLKIIKGPDFPSGGIVFGGKNLEEIYTFGRGSILIRARTEILTNEKGEKEIVIKEIPYQVSKSSLLEKIAHLVKEKKIEEIREIKDLSDKEGIRIVIKVKKQALAQKVLNRLFALTPLETPFYFNCLALTSDLEVKKLSLKELLLGYLKHREEVVRRRTQFELIKTEERIHILEGFKITLHHLNQVIALIKKSKDREEAKKNLEKEFHFDEKQAQAILEMRLYQLAHLERGKIENELKEKKEKRKELKEILSSPQKIYEVIKKEISELKEKYGDQRRTEIISSLPEEFKEEDLISDELTIVMLTRAGYIKRVSPENFRAQERGGKGIKGLEAKENDVLEDLVLTSTTTNLFLFSNKGKVFFLKTYKIPELGRTATGEAIANFLNLSTDEKISFILPLKGFDKTKNIILVTRTGIIKKVKIDDFHSIRKSGLFVINLEKNDALKSAKLSLAGEEILLFTALGQVIRFKEQELKIYSRGAKGIRGIKLRKDDEVIDLEVVDPRRIKNLKVLTFSELGFGKKTFLSVYRLQKRGGFGLKAAKVSAKTGRLIKSLVIDEKNLPSGIKGDLILISRLGQVLRIPSQSVPLLGRVSQGVRLMKFKDKNDRLAAVTLV
- a CDS encoding YidC/Oxa1 family membrane protein insertase; protein product: MIQLFNLILYQPLLNLLVFFYNTIAFRDLGLAIIFLTIFLKIILYPTSLAQIKNQKLLIELQPKLNEIKKKFSHDRTKMAQATIELYRHHKINPFSSCLSLMVQLPILIAVYQVFRTGILSQELNLYPFIHNPGQLNPIAFGFINFAEKNFPLALLTGMVQFWQSKMLSRKKPPPEVKKEKEAKDESMMAMMNRQMMVMMPLFTVIIGMTLPSGLIFYWLINLILTIGQQFFFFKKQKILI